One genomic segment of Pseudonocardia sp. T1-2H includes these proteins:
- a CDS encoding response regulator transcription factor, with protein MPPYAPVLLALPPTAASASVLRSLRAENMRVDLITDGIAVLDAVRAEHPALLVLDVELPGPDHAAVLAAVHSEAPGVPVVAITPRERRASLLGQLRSDRDDYLLRPFAVDELSARIRLRLRLAVTMGHTVFRRGDLEVDTEFGEVTVDGQSVALSPTEFALLTALLAEPGETISHDRLAREVWREPASANLVQVYIGYLRRKIGPERIRTVRGAGYVLEG; from the coding sequence GTGCCCCCCTACGCCCCCGTCCTGCTGGCGCTGCCCCCCACCGCGGCGTCGGCCTCCGTCCTGCGCAGTCTCCGTGCGGAGAACATGCGCGTCGATCTGATCACCGACGGCATCGCCGTGCTCGACGCCGTGCGCGCCGAGCACCCGGCGCTGCTGGTGCTCGACGTCGAGCTGCCCGGGCCCGACCATGCCGCGGTCCTCGCGGCCGTGCACTCCGAGGCGCCCGGCGTCCCGGTCGTCGCGATCACCCCGCGCGAACGTCGCGCGTCGCTGCTCGGCCAGTTGCGCAGCGACCGCGACGACTACCTGCTGCGCCCCTTCGCCGTCGACGAGCTGTCCGCGCGGATCCGCCTGCGCCTGCGGCTCGCCGTCACGATGGGCCACACCGTGTTCCGCCGCGGCGACCTGGAGGTGGACACCGAGTTCGGCGAGGTGACCGTCGACGGTCAGTCCGTCGCGTTGTCCCCCACCGAGTTCGCCCTGCTCACCGCCCTGCTCGCCGAGCCCGGCGAGACGATCTCGCACGACCGGCTGGCCCGCGAGGTCTGGCGTGAGCCGGCGTCGGCGAACCTCGTGCAGGTCTACATCGGCTACCTGCGCCGCAAGATCGGCCCGGAGCGCATCCGGACGGTCCGCGGGGCGGGATACGTGCTGGAGGGCTGA
- a CDS encoding MsnO8 family LLM class oxidoreductase: MWHRTSSFSLLDRSRTRAGEPDDAALRHSVARAVRAEELGYHRFWVAEHHGVPGIASGSPPVLIAAAAARTERIRLGSGGVMLPNHQPLVVAEQFAMLEALFPGRIDLGVGRSLGFTPPVRRALHAATTDTFADDLAELRAYLRGTAPITARPRLDRDIPVFVLATGKGLAVAGDAGLPVVVGGPILSDDALRPTLDDYRSRVRAAGGEPYVVVSTDVLIADSTEEARELALPEAWAMAASRTTGEFPALEPAELGRDMTVRQRTTVERVIARTVHGTEDAVAEQLDDLVTRAGADELLASSSTFDRAALADSDARLARLLRRR, translated from the coding sequence GTGTGGCACCGGACGTCGAGCTTCTCCCTGCTCGACCGGTCCCGTACCCGGGCCGGCGAGCCGGACGACGCCGCGCTGCGGCACAGCGTCGCGCGGGCCGTCCGGGCCGAGGAGCTCGGCTACCACCGGTTCTGGGTCGCGGAGCACCACGGCGTCCCGGGGATCGCGTCCGGGAGCCCGCCCGTCCTGATCGCCGCCGCGGCCGCGCGCACGGAGCGGATCCGGCTCGGCTCCGGCGGCGTGATGCTGCCGAACCACCAGCCGCTCGTCGTCGCGGAGCAGTTCGCGATGCTGGAGGCGCTGTTCCCGGGCCGGATCGACCTCGGCGTCGGCCGTTCGCTCGGCTTCACCCCGCCGGTCCGGCGGGCCCTGCACGCGGCCACCACGGACACGTTCGCCGACGACCTCGCCGAGCTCCGCGCCTACCTCCGCGGCACCGCGCCGATCACCGCCCGGCCCCGGCTCGACCGGGACATCCCGGTGTTCGTCCTGGCCACGGGCAAGGGCCTGGCGGTCGCCGGGGACGCCGGGCTCCCGGTGGTGGTCGGCGGCCCGATCCTGTCCGACGACGCGCTCCGCCCGACGCTCGACGACTACCGTTCCCGCGTGCGCGCCGCCGGCGGCGAGCCGTACGTGGTCGTCTCCACGGACGTCCTGATCGCGGACTCGACCGAGGAGGCCCGCGAGCTCGCCCTGCCCGAGGCCTGGGCGATGGCCGCCTCCCGCACCACCGGCGAGTTCCCGGCCCTGGAGCCCGCGGAGCTCGGCCGGGACATGACGGTCCGTCAGCGCACCACCGTCGAACGCGTGATCGCGCGCACGGTCCACGGCACGGAGGACGCCGTCGCCGAGCAGCTCGACGACCTGGTCACCCGCGCCGGCGCGGACGAGCTGCTGGCCAGTTCCTCGACGTTCGACCGTGCCGCCCTCGCGGACTCCGACGCCCGCCTGGCCCGGCTCCTCCGTCGACGCTGA
- a CDS encoding GlsB/YeaQ/YmgE family stress response membrane protein, with translation MNFGFWGIIWTIIIGLVLGVLGRLILPGKQDIPIWLTILAGVVASIVGYLIAGALGVATTNGVDWIELIIKIVLAVAAVYAATALYGRRGVRS, from the coding sequence ATGAACTTCGGTTTCTGGGGCATCATCTGGACGATCATCATCGGGCTCGTGCTCGGTGTCCTCGGACGGCTCATCCTTCCGGGGAAGCAGGACATCCCGATCTGGCTGACCATCCTCGCCGGCGTCGTGGCCTCGATCGTCGGCTACCTGATCGCCGGTGCGCTGGGCGTCGCCACGACCAACGGCGTGGACTGGATCGAGCTCATCATCAAGATCGTGCTCGCCGTGGCGGCGGTCTACGCGGCCACCGCGCTCTACGGCCGGCGTGGCGTGAGGAGCTAG
- a CDS encoding glycoside hydrolase family 16 protein yields MLVATVVLTFAGPSDEDPDLAAALVSSDTAQARQDTTTAAPPTSTAQEAIGSSALADAAKAARERATTTTRPPATTNAPATGSGRAATNRPAAPVSIGDGIQAATAKGWQLVGGDEFNGGLSDRWGTYDGAGHAGNGRRTPDAISVRNGALVIRGDSDGNTGGMAWDTGQRYGKWEMRAKFPAGDKQYHPVLILWPTDMSWPEGGEVDFAETNSAADDVSFFLHYSSSNQQKSAKTPLDITQWHNYAVEWTPDAVRGFIDGRQVFESTAGNTLPPGKMHPTIQLDYFPDGGSPAPTEMFVDWMRVYR; encoded by the coding sequence GTGCTCGTCGCGACCGTCGTCCTGACCTTCGCCGGCCCGTCGGACGAGGACCCGGACCTCGCGGCCGCGCTCGTCTCCTCGGACACCGCGCAGGCACGACAGGACACGACGACCGCCGCGCCGCCCACGAGCACCGCGCAGGAGGCGATCGGCTCGTCCGCGCTGGCGGACGCCGCGAAGGCCGCGCGTGAGCGCGCCACGACCACGACACGCCCGCCCGCCACCACGAACGCACCCGCCACCGGCTCCGGCCGCGCGGCCACCAACCGGCCCGCGGCGCCCGTGTCCATCGGCGACGGCATCCAGGCGGCCACGGCCAAGGGCTGGCAGCTCGTCGGCGGCGACGAGTTCAACGGCGGCCTGAGCGACCGCTGGGGCACGTACGACGGCGCCGGACACGCCGGGAACGGGCGTCGCACCCCGGACGCGATCAGCGTCCGGAACGGCGCGCTCGTGATCCGCGGTGACTCCGACGGCAACACCGGCGGCATGGCCTGGGACACCGGCCAGCGGTACGGCAAGTGGGAGATGCGGGCGAAGTTCCCGGCCGGGGACAAGCAGTACCACCCGGTGCTGATCCTCTGGCCGACGGACATGTCGTGGCCCGAGGGCGGCGAGGTCGACTTCGCCGAGACGAACAGCGCGGCGGACGACGTGTCGTTCTTCCTGCACTACAGCTCGTCGAACCAGCAGAAGTCCGCGAAGACACCCCTCGACATCACGCAGTGGCACAACTACGCGGTCGAGTGGACGCCGGACGCGGTGCGCGGCTTCATCGACGGCAGACAGGTCTTCGAGAGCACCGCCGGGAACACCCTGCCCCCCGGCAAGATGCACCCGACCATCCAGCTGGACTACTTCCCGGACGGCGGCTCCCCCGCACCGACCGAGATGTTCGTGGACTGGATGCGCGTCTACAGATGA
- a CDS encoding M18 family aminopeptidase — translation MNPPDTTAALDLAAFVAASPSPYHAVAEAVRRLTAAGFTEQQEAGPWENGPGGRYLVRDGTLLAWFVPAGVEPGAPLRVFAAHTDSPTLKVKPNPDSGAAGWRQVGVEIYGGALWNSWLDRDLGLAGRLALFDGTTVPVDVARPLLRVPQLAIHLDRQVNQGLTLDAQQHMLPIWGIGDVHEGDLLEFLAAETGLAAREIAAHDLVTYDLTPPATLGRDDELLAAPRLDNLASVHAGLDALVRASREEISTIPVFVGFDHEEIGSGSATGAAGPLLETVLTRLAGGFDARGAAFSRSRCLSVDVTHAAHPNYLERHDPAHRSIPNGGPSLKVNANQRYATDAPGAAAWHRACRGAGVPTQTFVGKNTMPCGTTVGPIVATRLGIRTVDVGIPVLSMHSARELCGVRDPAYLASAGAAFLVDPI, via the coding sequence GTGAACCCTCCGGACACCACCGCCGCGCTGGATCTCGCCGCCTTCGTGGCCGCGAGCCCCTCCCCGTACCACGCCGTGGCGGAGGCCGTCCGCCGTCTCACCGCCGCCGGGTTCACCGAGCAGCAGGAAGCCGGGCCCTGGGAGAACGGTCCCGGCGGCCGCTACCTGGTGCGCGACGGGACCCTGCTCGCCTGGTTCGTGCCGGCGGGCGTCGAGCCGGGCGCGCCGCTGCGGGTCTTCGCCGCGCACACGGACTCCCCCACGCTGAAGGTCAAGCCGAACCCGGACTCCGGCGCCGCCGGGTGGCGCCAGGTCGGCGTCGAGATCTACGGCGGCGCGCTGTGGAACTCCTGGCTGGACCGCGACCTCGGGCTCGCCGGCCGCCTCGCGCTGTTCGACGGCACGACGGTCCCGGTGGACGTCGCGCGCCCGCTGCTGCGCGTCCCCCAGCTCGCGATTCACCTGGACCGCCAGGTCAACCAGGGCCTGACCCTCGACGCGCAGCAGCACATGCTGCCGATCTGGGGCATCGGGGACGTCCACGAGGGCGATCTCCTGGAGTTCCTCGCCGCGGAGACCGGGCTCGCCGCGCGGGAGATCGCCGCGCACGACCTGGTCACCTACGACCTCACGCCGCCGGCCACCCTCGGCCGGGACGACGAGCTGCTCGCCGCCCCCCGGCTGGACAACCTGGCGTCCGTCCACGCCGGGCTCGACGCGCTGGTCCGCGCCTCGCGCGAGGAGATCTCGACGATCCCGGTGTTCGTCGGCTTCGACCACGAGGAGATCGGCAGCGGCTCCGCGACCGGGGCCGCCGGCCCGCTCCTGGAGACGGTCCTGACCAGGCTCGCCGGTGGTTTCGACGCCCGGGGCGCGGCGTTCTCGCGCTCGCGCTGCTTGTCCGTGGACGTCACCCACGCCGCCCACCCGAACTACCTGGAGCGCCACGACCCCGCGCACCGCAGCATCCCCAACGGCGGCCCCTCGCTGAAGGTCAACGCGAACCAGCGCTATGCCACGGACGCGCCGGGGGCGGCGGCCTGGCACCGGGCCTGCCGGGGCGCCGGGGTGCCGACGCAGACGTTCGTCGGGAAGAACACGATGCCCTGCGGCACCACGGTGGGACCGATCGTCGCGACGCGGCTGGGGATCCGGACCGTCGACGTCGGGATCCCGGTGCTGTCGATGCACTCGGCGCGGGAGCTCTGCGGGGTGCGGGACCCGGCGTACCTGGCGTCGGCGGGGGCCGCCTTCCTGGTCGATCCGATCTGA
- a CDS encoding M3 family metallopeptidase, whose protein sequence is MAPENPLLAPSELPYRLPDFAAITDEHYLPAFEQGMAEQRAEVEAILESGPPTFANTIEALELSGQTLARVSRVFFSRAGAHTTPRIEEVRAAVAPMLAAHADSISLDPRLFARIAALHAQRDELGLDPESHRLLERHHTDAVRAGAELADADKERLRELNAELSSLSTTFSARLLAGANAAAVHVGDVARLDGLSPGAISAAAAAATARGYGSGYLITLVLPTGQPVLEALTDRGLREEIHRASIGRGATGDENDTRDVVLRLAALRAERAGLLGHPSHAAYVIEDNTAGSVDAVASMLADLVPAAMANADVEAAELAEAAGHPIEPWDWAFYAEQVRRERYEVDAAALRPYLELERVLQHGVLHAAEELYGIRFQERHDLPTYHPDVRFWEVSDSDGTPLGLYGGDYFARESKRGGAWMNALVPQSGLLGTRPVVMNTLNISKPAEGEPALLTIDEVRTLFHEFGHALHGLFSAVRYPTFSGTSVPRDFVEFPSQVNEMWLERPEILARYARHHLTGEPLPAELLERLLASRSYGEGFRTTEYLAASLLDQAWHTLGADDAVDDVLTFEAEALRKAGIAHPLVPPRYRSTYFNHVFAGGYSAGYYSYIWSEVLDADTVEWFEENGGLRRANGDHFRRTLLSRGGAVDAMDAYRAFRGRDPEIRPLLVRRNLA, encoded by the coding sequence ATGGCGCCCGAGAACCCGTTGCTCGCACCGAGCGAACTCCCGTACCGGCTCCCGGACTTCGCGGCGATCACCGACGAGCACTACCTCCCGGCCTTCGAACAGGGGATGGCGGAACAGCGCGCCGAGGTGGAGGCGATCCTCGAGTCGGGCCCGCCGACGTTCGCGAACACGATCGAGGCCCTGGAGCTCTCGGGGCAGACGCTCGCCCGCGTCTCCCGGGTCTTCTTCAGCCGGGCCGGTGCGCACACGACGCCGCGGATCGAGGAGGTCCGGGCCGCCGTCGCCCCGATGCTCGCCGCGCACGCGGACTCGATCTCGCTGGACCCGCGGCTGTTCGCGCGGATCGCCGCGCTCCACGCGCAGCGCGACGAGCTGGGGCTGGACCCCGAGTCCCACCGGCTGCTCGAGCGCCACCACACGGACGCCGTGCGGGCGGGGGCCGAGTTGGCAGATGCGGACAAGGAGCGGCTGCGGGAGCTGAACGCGGAGCTCTCGTCGCTCTCGACGACCTTCAGCGCGCGCCTGCTGGCCGGGGCCAACGCCGCGGCGGTGCACGTCGGGGACGTCGCCAGGCTCGACGGGCTCTCTCCCGGGGCGATCTCCGCCGCCGCGGCGGCCGCGACGGCTCGTGGGTACGGCAGCGGCTACCTGATCACGCTGGTGCTCCCGACCGGCCAGCCGGTGCTGGAGGCGCTGACGGACCGCGGGCTGCGCGAGGAGATCCACCGGGCGTCGATCGGGCGCGGCGCGACGGGGGACGAGAACGACACCCGGGACGTCGTGCTCCGGCTGGCCGCGCTGCGGGCCGAGCGGGCGGGGCTGCTGGGGCACCCGAGCCACGCGGCCTACGTCATCGAGGACAACACGGCGGGCTCGGTCGACGCCGTCGCCTCGATGCTCGCGGACCTCGTGCCCGCGGCGATGGCGAACGCGGACGTCGAGGCCGCGGAGCTGGCCGAGGCCGCCGGGCATCCGATCGAGCCGTGGGACTGGGCGTTCTACGCGGAGCAGGTGCGCCGCGAGCGCTACGAGGTCGACGCCGCCGCGCTCCGCCCGTACCTGGAGCTGGAGCGGGTGCTGCAGCACGGCGTCCTCCACGCGGCGGAGGAGCTGTACGGGATCCGGTTCCAGGAGCGCCACGACCTGCCGACCTACCACCCGGACGTCCGGTTCTGGGAGGTCTCCGACTCCGACGGCACGCCGCTCGGGCTCTACGGCGGGGACTACTTCGCCCGCGAGTCCAAGCGCGGCGGGGCGTGGATGAACGCGCTGGTCCCGCAGTCCGGGCTGCTCGGGACCCGGCCCGTGGTGATGAACACGCTGAACATCTCGAAGCCGGCCGAGGGCGAGCCGGCGCTGCTGACGATCGACGAGGTGCGCACGCTCTTCCACGAGTTCGGCCACGCGCTGCACGGGCTGTTCTCCGCCGTCCGGTACCCGACGTTCTCCGGGACGTCCGTACCGCGGGACTTCGTGGAGTTCCCGTCGCAGGTCAACGAGATGTGGCTGGAGCGCCCGGAGATCCTCGCCCGGTACGCGCGGCACCATCTCACCGGCGAGCCGCTGCCCGCCGAGCTGCTGGAGCGGCTGCTCGCGAGCCGCAGCTACGGCGAGGGCTTCCGGACCACGGAGTACCTTGCGGCGTCCCTGCTCGACCAGGCCTGGCACACGCTCGGCGCGGACGACGCCGTGGACGACGTGCTGACCTTCGAGGCCGAGGCGCTGCGCAAGGCGGGCATCGCCCACCCGCTCGTCCCGCCGCGCTACCGCAGCACGTACTTCAACCACGTGTTCGCGGGCGGCTACAGCGCGGGCTACTACTCCTACATCTGGTCGGAGGTGCTGGACGCGGACACCGTGGAGTGGTTCGAGGAGAACGGCGGTCTGCGCAGGGCGAACGGAGACCACTTCCGCCGCACGCTGCTCTCCCGGGGCGGCGCCGTCGACGCGATGGACGCCTACCGCGCCTTCCGCGGCCGGGACCCCGAGATCCGTCCGCTCCTCGTCCGTCGCAACCTCGCCTGA
- the mftG gene encoding mycofactocin dehydrogenase MftG, with protein sequence MRAVDVVVVGAGSSGSALAGRLAERGDLDVLLLEAGPVSTLPDVTRVASLAATAPGHPLNWSYAATLVRDRIVAVPRGRLVGGSSAINGAYFVRAVPQDFADWDVPGWSYDDVLPYYRRSERDLDFSGELHGTDGPLRVRRPRGPLLAPTTPAFLAACSALGYPPEEDKNAGGPPGAGLVPSNAADGVRISSAAAYLPPPWGASPAGRLEVRAGTTVLRVLLQGNRAIGVETTDGPVHAGEVVLAAGAVGSPYLLLHSGIGPGASLGAAGVPVRHDLPGVGENWSDHPTVFLPFRGSGAVDDDAVAGQAALDLDSGSDPAGDLEILLFARPFVPGGDVHLMCALQRPESRGHLTLTGADPLLPPRLDYYYLRTEADRRRLRAAVRIAADLLRAAGLPRSEPEGFVLGNDRRLDGWISGVLTTSVHLCGSAALGSVVEPDLRVKGVEGLRVADTSVLPVVPRRGPAATAIMIGERAADLVVRASGR encoded by the coding sequence GTGCGAGCCGTGGACGTGGTGGTGGTCGGCGCGGGCTCGTCCGGCAGCGCGCTCGCCGGGCGGCTCGCCGAGCGCGGGGACCTCGACGTCCTGCTGCTCGAGGCCGGCCCGGTGTCCACGCTGCCGGACGTCACGCGCGTCGCCTCGCTCGCGGCCACCGCGCCGGGCCACCCGCTGAACTGGTCGTATGCCGCCACCCTGGTCCGGGACCGGATCGTCGCCGTGCCCCGGGGGCGGCTGGTGGGCGGTTCGAGCGCGATCAACGGCGCCTACTTCGTGCGCGCGGTGCCGCAGGACTTCGCGGACTGGGACGTCCCCGGCTGGTCCTACGACGACGTCCTGCCCTACTACCGGCGCTCCGAGCGCGACCTCGACTTCTCCGGCGAGCTGCACGGAACCGACGGGCCGCTGCGGGTCCGCCGCCCGCGTGGTCCCCTGCTCGCCCCGACGACGCCCGCGTTCCTCGCCGCGTGCAGCGCGCTCGGCTACCCGCCGGAGGAGGACAAGAACGCCGGTGGGCCGCCGGGGGCGGGCCTGGTCCCGTCGAACGCCGCGGACGGGGTGCGGATCAGCAGTGCCGCGGCGTATCTGCCGCCGCCGTGGGGTGCCTCGCCGGCGGGCAGGCTGGAGGTCCGGGCCGGGACGACGGTGCTGCGGGTGCTGCTGCAGGGAAACCGCGCGATCGGCGTCGAGACCACGGACGGGCCCGTGCACGCGGGCGAGGTGGTGCTCGCCGCGGGAGCGGTCGGCTCGCCGTACCTGCTGCTGCACAGCGGGATCGGGCCGGGTGCGTCGCTAGGTGCGGCCGGCGTCCCGGTGCGGCACGACCTGCCGGGCGTCGGGGAGAACTGGTCGGACCATCCGACCGTCTTCCTGCCGTTCCGGGGGTCCGGCGCGGTCGACGACGACGCCGTCGCCGGGCAGGCCGCGCTCGACCTGGACTCGGGTTCGGACCCGGCCGGGGACCTGGAGATCCTGCTGTTCGCGCGGCCCTTCGTCCCCGGTGGCGACGTGCACCTGATGTGCGCGCTGCAACGCCCGGAGAGCCGCGGGCACCTGACGTTGACCGGCGCCGATCCGCTCCTCCCGCCCCGGCTGGACTACTACTACCTACGGACCGAGGCCGACCGGAGGCGGCTGCGCGCGGCCGTGCGGATCGCCGCGGACCTGCTGCGCGCGGCCGGGCTGCCCCGGAGCGAGCCGGAGGGTTTCGTGCTCGGCAACGACCGCCGCCTCGACGGGTGGATCTCCGGCGTCCTGACGACGTCCGTGCACCTGTGCGGAAGCGCGGCGCTCGGCTCGGTGGTGGAGCCGGACCTGCGGGTGAAGGGGGTCGAGGGACTGCGGGTGGCGGACACGTCCGTGCTCCCGGTCGTCCCGCGCCGGGGGCCCGCCGCGACCGCGATCATGATCGGCGAGCGCGCCGCGGACCTGGTGGTCCGGGCGTCGGGCCGGTGA
- a CDS encoding benzoate/H(+) symporter BenE family transporter: MRGVARPLLAGVVTALVGFGGAFTVVLTGLRAAGASEGQAASGLLAVCLGSGIVAVVLGLRTRKPISIAWSTPGAALLISAGTPAGGFAAAEGAFLLCGALIVVAGLVRPLGRLIAAIPAPLASAMLAGVLLDLCLAPVRALHDVPLVAAPVIVVWALLTRFARPWAVPGALVVAVAGIALTGAGLSGMAVAPRLEWTAPTFDAATLVSIGLPLFLVTMASQNVPGMAVLAQFGFRPKLRGILVSTGLATLAGAPFGGHAVNLAAISAALAAGPDAGPDPDRRWIASITAGIGLAVLGLGAGLATALLLLSPPVLVEAVAGLALLGALAAAVSSAVAEPSGREAAVVTFVVTAAGVGFAGIGSAFWGLLAGGAILLLHRRRGPTPHDDPAEVSVDGGAGPGGRRSPRGRHGRTSRNWPAARPRRRG, from the coding sequence GTGCGGGGCGTGGCGCGGCCGCTGCTGGCCGGGGTGGTGACGGCGCTGGTCGGGTTCGGCGGCGCGTTCACCGTGGTGCTCACGGGCCTGCGCGCGGCGGGGGCGAGCGAGGGCCAGGCCGCGTCCGGGCTGCTCGCGGTGTGCCTCGGGTCCGGGATCGTGGCTGTCGTGCTCGGGCTGCGGACGCGGAAGCCGATCAGCATCGCCTGGTCGACGCCCGGTGCCGCACTGCTGATCTCCGCGGGGACACCGGCCGGCGGGTTCGCCGCGGCGGAAGGGGCGTTCCTGCTGTGCGGCGCGCTGATCGTCGTCGCGGGGCTGGTCCGGCCGCTCGGACGGCTGATCGCGGCCATCCCGGCCCCGCTCGCGTCGGCGATGCTCGCCGGCGTGCTCCTCGACCTGTGCCTGGCCCCCGTCCGGGCCCTGCACGACGTCCCGCTCGTCGCCGCGCCGGTGATCGTCGTCTGGGCGCTGCTGACCCGCTTCGCGCGGCCGTGGGCGGTGCCGGGGGCGCTCGTCGTCGCGGTCGCCGGGATCGCGCTGACCGGCGCGGGGCTGTCCGGGATGGCCGTCGCCCCGCGGCTGGAGTGGACGGCCCCGACCTTCGACGCCGCGACGCTGGTGAGCATCGGGCTGCCGCTGTTCCTGGTCACGATGGCCTCGCAGAACGTCCCGGGGATGGCCGTCCTGGCGCAGTTCGGGTTCCGCCCGAAGCTCCGCGGCATCCTCGTCTCGACCGGGCTGGCGACGCTCGCGGGCGCCCCCTTCGGCGGGCACGCGGTGAACCTGGCCGCGATCAGCGCCGCCCTCGCCGCGGGCCCCGACGCCGGCCCGGACCCGGACCGCCGCTGGATCGCCTCGATCACCGCCGGGATCGGGCTCGCGGTCCTCGGGCTGGGCGCGGGCCTGGCGACGGCGCTCCTCCTCCTGTCGCCGCCGGTGCTGGTGGAGGCGGTCGCGGGGCTGGCGCTGCTCGGCGCCCTGGCCGCGGCGGTCTCGTCCGCGGTCGCGGAGCCGTCGGGCCGGGAGGCCGCGGTCGTCACGTTCGTGGTGACCGCCGCGGGCGTCGGCTTCGCCGGGATCGGCTCCGCCTTCTGGGGCCTGCTCGCGGGCGGCGCGATCCTGCTCCTCCACCGCCGCCGCGGACCCACCCCTCACGACGACCCCGCGGAGGTCAGCGTCGACGGAGGAGCCGGGCCAGGCGGGCGTCGGAGTCCGCGAGGGCGGCACGGTCGAACGTCGAGGAACTGGCCAGCAGCTCGTCCGCGCCGGCGCGGGTGA
- a CDS encoding XRE family transcriptional regulator encodes MDAAGANDLAGVQGSAGPALPDGSGHVGPRVRALREERGLSLSALARRASVGKATLSGLEAGTRNPTLDTLHSVAAALGVPLTAIVSGARGSASQAGGRIRGAAVHMELLKVFEDGPVTYELFRMRIPAGAAQTSPAHHAGVTEHVTVFSGTLRFGPPDASREVTAGGYGEWSADVPHGYAAVGTEDVDASLVIRYPRTRACPGREPDGVDRRS; translated from the coding sequence GTGGACGCCGCCGGAGCAAACGACCTCGCCGGAGTGCAGGGCTCGGCCGGGCCCGCGCTCCCGGACGGTTCCGGGCACGTCGGACCCCGGGTACGGGCGCTACGGGAGGAGCGCGGACTGTCCCTCTCCGCGCTGGCCCGGCGTGCGTCCGTCGGCAAGGCGACCCTCTCGGGCCTCGAGGCCGGCACCCGCAACCCGACGCTCGACACGCTGCACTCGGTCGCGGCCGCCCTCGGCGTGCCGCTCACCGCGATCGTCTCCGGTGCCCGGGGATCCGCGTCGCAGGCCGGCGGCCGGATCCGGGGGGCCGCCGTCCACATGGAACTGCTGAAGGTCTTCGAGGACGGTCCGGTCACCTACGAGCTCTTCCGGATGCGGATCCCCGCCGGGGCCGCGCAGACCTCACCCGCGCACCACGCGGGGGTCACCGAGCACGTGACCGTGTTCTCCGGGACCCTGCGGTTCGGCCCGCCGGACGCCTCCCGGGAGGTGACGGCCGGCGGGTACGGCGAGTGGTCGGCGGACGTGCCGCACGGTTACGCCGCCGTCGGCACCGAGGACGTCGACGCGAGCCTGGTGATCCGCTACCCGCGCACGCGGGCGTGCCCCGGCCGGGAACCGGACGGTGTCGATCGCCGGTCCTGA
- a CDS encoding DUF4870 domain-containing protein has product MSASPPPDGPWEPTRRFGTVEARADERNWAMSAHILSFVSAWFALGLFAPLVVLLAKGNDSAFVRRHAVESLNFQINALFYTVVFYLLIFVGIGLVLLPLYGLFYLVCVITATVRASSGRDYRYPLTVRFVR; this is encoded by the coding sequence ATGAGCGCGTCTCCGCCGCCCGACGGCCCCTGGGAACCGACCCGACGCTTCGGCACGGTCGAAGCGCGGGCCGACGAGCGGAACTGGGCGATGTCCGCCCACATCCTGAGCTTCGTCTCGGCCTGGTTCGCGCTCGGCCTCTTCGCGCCCCTGGTCGTGCTCCTGGCCAAGGGCAACGACTCGGCGTTCGTGCGCCGCCACGCCGTCGAGTCGCTGAACTTCCAGATCAACGCCCTGTTCTACACCGTGGTGTTCTACCTGCTGATCTTCGTCGGGATCGGGCTGGTCCTGCTTCCGCTCTACGGGCTGTTCTACCTGGTGTGCGTGATCACGGCGACGGTTCGGGCGTCGTCGGGGCGGGACTACCGCTACCCGTTGACCGTCCGGTTCGTGCGGTAG
- a CDS encoding GlsB/YeaQ/YmgE family stress response membrane protein — MGIIGWIVVGLVVGALAKLIMPGKDPGGIIVTCLIGVVGGLLGGWISSAAFGVGTGGFFDIRTWLIALVGALILLGIYRLVIGRRRTHA; from the coding sequence GTGGGAATCATCGGCTGGATCGTCGTCGGCCTGGTCGTGGGAGCGCTGGCGAAGCTCATCATGCCCGGCAAGGACCCGGGCGGGATCATCGTCACGTGCCTCATCGGCGTCGTGGGCGGTCTGCTCGGCGGCTGGATCAGCTCGGCGGCCTTCGGCGTCGGCACGGGCGGGTTCTTCGACATCCGCACCTGGCTGATCGCGCTGGTCGGCGCGCTGATCCTGCTCGGCATCTACCGCCTGGTCATCGGCCGTCGCAGGACGCACGCCTGA